A genomic region of Notamacropus eugenii isolate mMacEug1 chromosome 3, mMacEug1.pri_v2, whole genome shotgun sequence contains the following coding sequences:
- the LOC140534557 gene encoding sodium-coupled monocarboxylate transporter 1-like isoform X1, with protein sequence MSAPREIGTFVVWDYVVFAGMLLISAAIGVYYAFAGGGQQTSKDFLMGGRKMTAVPVALSLTASFMSAVTILGSPSEVYRFGAIFSIFAFSYAFVVIISAEVFLPVFYRLGITSTYEYLELRFNRQVRLCGTILFIVQTILYTGIVIYAPALALNQVTGFDLWGAVFATGVVCTFYCTMGGLKAVVWTDVFQVGIIMAGFVSVIIQATVVQGGINNILNDSYHGGRLNFWDFNPHPLQRHSFWTIIIGGTFTWTTIYGINQSQVQRYISCKTRFQAKMSLYINLIGLWAILTCAVLCGLCIYSRYQDCDPWTAKKVSAPDQLLPYLVLDILQDYPGLPGLFVACAYSGTLSTVSSSINALAAVTVEDLIKPYFRSLSEKTLSWLSKGTSVLYGALCIGMAGLASFMGALLQAALSIFGMVGGPLLGLFSLGILVPFANSAGAFVGLTTGFVISLWVGIGAQLYPPLPERTLPLTLVTDGCNITNLDSQRNWTITTTEMPFSTSAFQIHNVERTPLMDNWYSLSYLYFSTTGTLVTLLVGIIVSLLTGGRKQSTDDKFLLTKADFLSNFDFLKREKLILNHQPCTMEDGGTFNPAFSHIEMKLTEDKGKIHGEHF encoded by the exons ATGAGCGCGCCGCGAGAAATCGGCACCTTCGTGGTGTGGGACTACGTGGTGTTCGCGGGGATGCTGCTTATCTCTGCCGCCATCGGGGTTTACTATGCTTTCGCCGGGGGCGGCCAACAGACTTCCAAGGACTTCCTAATGGGTGGCCGGAAGATGACTGCGGTGCCCGTGGCGCTGTCCCTCACCGCGAGCTTCATGTCCGCGGTCACAATCCTGGGGAGCCCCTCGGAGGTCTATCGCTTTGGGGCCATTTTCAGCATCTTTGCCTTCTCTTACGCCTTTGTGGTCATCATTAGCGCCGAGGTCTTCCTTCCAGTCTTTTACAGGCTGGGAATTACCAGCACCTATGAG tacttagaGCTTCGTTTTAATAGACAAGTTCGCCTTTGTGGAACCATTCTGTTCATCGTTCAAACG attctGTATACTGGAATTGTTATTTATGCTCCAGCTCTTGCTTTGAATCAAG TCACTGGATTCGATCTGTGGGGTGCGGTCTTTGCCACTGGCGTGGTCTGCACGTTCTACTGTACAATG GGTGGTCTCAAAGCTGTTGTCTGGACAGATGTTTTCCAAGTTGGCATCATAATGGCAGGATTTGTATCTGTGATCATACAGGCTACTGTGGTTCAAGGTGGCATCAACAATATTCTAAATGATTCCTATCATGGAGGAAGACTGAACTTCTGGGA cttcAACCCACACCCTTTGCAAAGACATAGCTTTTGGACAATCATCATTGGCGGAACCTTCACATGGACCACCATCTATGGTATTAACCAGTCTCAAGTCCAGCGGTATATTTCCTGCAAAACTAGATTCCAGgcaaaaat GTCCCTTTACATAAATCTCATAGGACTCTGGGCAATTCTCACCTGTGCGGTATTGTGTGGGCTCTGCATTTATTCAAGGTACCAAGACTGTGACCCTTGGACAGCAAAGAAGGTGTCGGCCCCAGACCAG CTCCTGCCTTATCTGGTGCTGGACATTTTACAAGATTATCCAGGACTTCCAGGACTCTTTGTGGCATGTGCTTACAGTGGAACATTGAG CACGGTATCCTCCAGCATCAATGCGTTAGCCGCAGTAACAGTAGAAGACCTCATCAAACCTTACTTCCGATCACTCTCAGAAAAGACTCTGTCGTGGCTTTCAAAAGGAACAA GTGTGTTGTATGGAGCTCTGTGTATTGGGATGGCGGGATTGGCCTCATTCATGGGAGCCTTGTTACAG GCAGCGCTCAGTATCTTTGGCATGGTTGGTGGACCACTTTTGGGCTTGTTTTCTCTGGGGATCTTGGTCCCCTTTGCCAACTCAGCT GGGGCCTTTGTAGGACTCACTACtggatttgtcatttccctttggGTTGGAATTGGAGCTCAGCTTTATCCCCCCCTTCCAGAGAGGACTTTACCCTTGACCCTTGTTACTGATGGTTGTAACATAACCAACTTAGACTCCCAGAGGAACTGGACGATAACCACCACAGAAATGCCATTTTCTACTAGCGCTTTTCAAATTCACAATGTTGAAAG aaCTCCCTTAATGGATAACTGGTATTCCCTATCATATCTGTACTTCAGCACCACTGGAACCCTGGTCACTCTACTTGTGGGAATAATTGTTAGCCTTCTAACAG gaggaagaaaacagagcACAGATGACAAATTTCTACTAACAAAAGCAGACTTTTTATCCAACTTTGACTTTTTAAAGagg
- the LOC140534557 gene encoding sodium-coupled monocarboxylate transporter 1-like isoform X2, with the protein MSAPREIGTFVVWDYVVFAGMLLISAAIGVYYAFAGGGQQTSKDFLMGGRKMTAVPVALSLTASFMSAVTILGSPSEVYRFGAIFSIFAFSYAFVVIISAEVFLPVFYRLGITSTYEYLELRFNRQVRLCGTILFIVQTILYTGIVIYAPALALNQVTGFDLWGAVFATGVVCTFYCTMATVVQGGINNILNDSYHGGRLNFWDFNPHPLQRHSFWTIIIGGTFTWTTIYGINQSQVQRYISCKTRFQAKMSLYINLIGLWAILTCAVLCGLCIYSRYQDCDPWTAKKVSAPDQLLPYLVLDILQDYPGLPGLFVACAYSGTLSTVSSSINALAAVTVEDLIKPYFRSLSEKTLSWLSKGTSVLYGALCIGMAGLASFMGALLQAALSIFGMVGGPLLGLFSLGILVPFANSAGAFVGLTTGFVISLWVGIGAQLYPPLPERTLPLTLVTDGCNITNLDSQRNWTITTTEMPFSTSAFQIHNVERTPLMDNWYSLSYLYFSTTGTLVTLLVGIIVSLLTGGRKQSTDDKFLLTKADFLSNFDFLKREKLILNHQPCTMEDGGTFNPAFSHIEMKLTEDKGKIHGEHF; encoded by the exons ATGAGCGCGCCGCGAGAAATCGGCACCTTCGTGGTGTGGGACTACGTGGTGTTCGCGGGGATGCTGCTTATCTCTGCCGCCATCGGGGTTTACTATGCTTTCGCCGGGGGCGGCCAACAGACTTCCAAGGACTTCCTAATGGGTGGCCGGAAGATGACTGCGGTGCCCGTGGCGCTGTCCCTCACCGCGAGCTTCATGTCCGCGGTCACAATCCTGGGGAGCCCCTCGGAGGTCTATCGCTTTGGGGCCATTTTCAGCATCTTTGCCTTCTCTTACGCCTTTGTGGTCATCATTAGCGCCGAGGTCTTCCTTCCAGTCTTTTACAGGCTGGGAATTACCAGCACCTATGAG tacttagaGCTTCGTTTTAATAGACAAGTTCGCCTTTGTGGAACCATTCTGTTCATCGTTCAAACG attctGTATACTGGAATTGTTATTTATGCTCCAGCTCTTGCTTTGAATCAAG TCACTGGATTCGATCTGTGGGGTGCGGTCTTTGCCACTGGCGTGGTCTGCACGTTCTACTGTACAATG GCTACTGTGGTTCAAGGTGGCATCAACAATATTCTAAATGATTCCTATCATGGAGGAAGACTGAACTTCTGGGA cttcAACCCACACCCTTTGCAAAGACATAGCTTTTGGACAATCATCATTGGCGGAACCTTCACATGGACCACCATCTATGGTATTAACCAGTCTCAAGTCCAGCGGTATATTTCCTGCAAAACTAGATTCCAGgcaaaaat GTCCCTTTACATAAATCTCATAGGACTCTGGGCAATTCTCACCTGTGCGGTATTGTGTGGGCTCTGCATTTATTCAAGGTACCAAGACTGTGACCCTTGGACAGCAAAGAAGGTGTCGGCCCCAGACCAG CTCCTGCCTTATCTGGTGCTGGACATTTTACAAGATTATCCAGGACTTCCAGGACTCTTTGTGGCATGTGCTTACAGTGGAACATTGAG CACGGTATCCTCCAGCATCAATGCGTTAGCCGCAGTAACAGTAGAAGACCTCATCAAACCTTACTTCCGATCACTCTCAGAAAAGACTCTGTCGTGGCTTTCAAAAGGAACAA GTGTGTTGTATGGAGCTCTGTGTATTGGGATGGCGGGATTGGCCTCATTCATGGGAGCCTTGTTACAG GCAGCGCTCAGTATCTTTGGCATGGTTGGTGGACCACTTTTGGGCTTGTTTTCTCTGGGGATCTTGGTCCCCTTTGCCAACTCAGCT GGGGCCTTTGTAGGACTCACTACtggatttgtcatttccctttggGTTGGAATTGGAGCTCAGCTTTATCCCCCCCTTCCAGAGAGGACTTTACCCTTGACCCTTGTTACTGATGGTTGTAACATAACCAACTTAGACTCCCAGAGGAACTGGACGATAACCACCACAGAAATGCCATTTTCTACTAGCGCTTTTCAAATTCACAATGTTGAAAG aaCTCCCTTAATGGATAACTGGTATTCCCTATCATATCTGTACTTCAGCACCACTGGAACCCTGGTCACTCTACTTGTGGGAATAATTGTTAGCCTTCTAACAG gaggaagaaaacagagcACAGATGACAAATTTCTACTAACAAAAGCAGACTTTTTATCCAACTTTGACTTTTTAAAGagg